The Streptococcus toyakuensis genome has a window encoding:
- a CDS encoding antirestriction protein ArdA, producing the protein MDDMQVYIANLGKYNEGELVGAWFTFPIDFEEVKEKIGLNDEYEEYAIHDYELPFTVDEYTSIGELNRLWEMVSELPEELQSELSALLTHFSSIEELSEHQEDIIIHSDCDDMYDVARYYIEETGALGEVPASLQNYIDYQAYGRDLDLSGTFISTNHGIFEIVY; encoded by the coding sequence ATGGACGATATGCAAGTCTATATTGCGAATTTAGGCAAATACAATGAGGGCGAATTGGTCGGTGCGTGGTTTACCTTTCCCATTGACTTTGAGGAAGTCAAAGAGAAAATCGGCTTGAATGATGAATATGAGGAATACGCCATTCATGACTACGAGTTACCCTTTACGGTTGACGAATACACTTCCATTGGCGAACTCAATCGACTATGGGAAATGGTATCGGAATTACCCGAAGAATTACAATCGGAGCTATCTGCTCTGCTCACTCATTTTTCAAGCATTGAAGAACTAAGCGAACATCAAGAGGATATTATCATTCATTCCGATTGTGATGATATGTATGACGTGGCACGCTACTACATTGAAGAAACGGGTGCTTTAGGCGAAGTACCAGCTAGTCTTCAAAACTATATTGATTATCAAGCCTATGGTCGGGATTTAGACCTTTCAGGAACGTTTATCTCAACCAATCATGGGATTTTTGAAATCGTCTATTAA